The genomic interval TCTTAGCTGTACGCACTGCCTTTTTAGCTCTTCGCCCACCGAAAAAGACACGCTAAGTTGCGAGACCATAGCTTTACATGTAAACGAAGCGTACGCCCTTGGCTGTCGGCTTTTTATCATCAGCGGTGGCGAGCCGTTGGTGCATCCTGAACTGTTGGCGTTGGTAGAGTTGATTTTAGCACTCAGCGACACCGAAGTAGTCATCTTGACCAATGGCATGTTGCTTGAAAAAATCTTTACATGTAAAGATTTCCCCACATCACGACTGCACTTTCAAATCAGCCTTGATGGTCTGCCTAAAGAGCATGACGCCATTCGAGGGCATGGGAGTTTTGAGAAGTTGGAGCGAAACATCCTTTGGCTTCAAAAAGCGGGTTACTCGTTCTCTTTATCTGTTTGTTTGCATCCACTGAATATTCAGAGTTTAGAAGCCATTGTGGCGTTGACATGCGAACTCAAAGCAGGGCATCTGCATTTCTTATGGTATTTCTCGCGCGGACGTGGTGAAAATGAGGGATTGATAGCGCATGACACGCTTTTTAATGCACTGATTAATGCCTATCAAAAAGCGCAAAAATTAGGGCTTGTCATCGACAATTTTGAAGCGCTAAAAACGCAAATCTTCGCCCCAAAAGGAACGGTACACGACGGCTCTAGCTCAGGACGTAGTTCCATCGCTTTAGGCTACGATGGGCATTTTTATCCCAGTGCGGCGATGGTTGGAGAGGGTGAACTTTTGATGGAAGGAAAGAGCATCGCTGAAGCGCTTGAAAGTAGGGTGGCTAAGGACATTGCGTCGCAGTCCATCACAGCACTCTCTTCTCCACTTCGTTTTTTACTCGGTGGCGGCGACTTAGACCACAGCTTTTCTCATGCCAAAACGTTTATGGGCGATGACCCGTATGAACCGCTTTTGGAAAAGCTTGCATTGTGGCTGATAACAGAGGAAGCGAAGCGGTTTGAGCCTTTACATGTAAAGCCTGCTTTGTGTTTGGAAATGGGCGACATCTTGCAGAGTTGTGGTGAGAATGAGGGTGTGGCGCATACCCATGCGAATTGTCTGCTTGCCACGGGTGAGAGCGAGTCGTTGCGTTTGGTTAAAGCCTTTTACCATGATGCGGCGTTAGAGGACAAGGAAAGCATACTTAACCCTGCGTGCTATGAAGAGCAGTACCTTTCGCACATTCCTGCACACTTGCGCTTTCGAGGATACGGCTGTGGCAGTCCTATCTTAGATGCGAAACTCAAAATGGGTGAATCAATGCTAGATTTGGGTTCTGGCAGAGGCATTGAGTGTTTTATCGCCTCAAAACTTGTAGGAAAAAGTGGGCGTATTGTCGGGGTCGATATGCTGGATTCCATGCTGAAAATCGCGCGAAGTGGGGCGCAAGAGGTGGCACAAAGTCTGGGCTACAACAACCTCGCCTTTGCCAAAGGCTACCTTGAAGCATTGCCAGAGGAAGAAGGGAGTTTTGATGTCATCACCTCCAACTGTGTGCTCAACCTTTCGAGTCACAAACGCAAACTTTTTGCAGAAATCTTTCGCGTACTTAAAAAGGGTGGAAGGCTCGTGGTCTCCGATGTCATCTGCGATGAAGAGGCAAGTGCGCTCATCCGCAACGACGCGAAACTGAGCGGTGAGTGCATCGGTGGCGCACTGACACAAGCGCATCTTTTAGGACTGCTTCGTGAGAGTGGGTTTGAGAACATTGCGCTTATCAAACGCTTTTTTTACCGTGAAGTACAAGGGCATACCTTTTATTCGCTCACCTTTGAAGCATACAAACCAAGTGAGCAAAAGAGGATCGAAGTCATCTACAAAGGTGTGGGCGAGAGCCTTGCCTTGGAAAATGGTATCACTCTTTTTAAAGGCATCAAAACACGCATTGATGAGGCTTTGGCAAAGCGGTTGGAAAATGAACTATTTTTGCTAGATGAGAAGGGAAATGTTACCAACCAAGAGGGGCAGAGTTGTTGTTGTGCGACACCGCCTGAGGCGAAATCAAGTCTTTTATTGACTCCAAAACCAATGGCAAAAGTTTCGTTTAGCGTAACGCCTAAGCAGAATCATAACTGCATGGTCTGCTCCTCGGAGCTTGTGTATGAGGCGACATTGCAAGAAGCCACGTGCTACTACTGCGGAAGTGTGAGTCATCAAAGCGTTACATGTAAAGAGGGGCATTATGTCTGCGATGCGTGTCATGCGAAAGAGGCGTTGGCGGTCATTGAACACATCTGTGCAACATCCAAAGAGCGCGATATGCTTAAATTATTTCAACAAATCCGAGAGCATCCAAGTATCCCAAAACACGGGCCAGAACATCATGCAATGGTGCCTGCTATCATCGTAACTGCGTATAAAAACAGCGGTGGAAAAGTGAGTGAGAGTGCGCTTAAAACCGCGATTTCAAGAGGTTCTAGCATTATGGGTGGTGCGTGTGGATTTTTGGGTATCTGCGGTGCGGCAAGTGGTGTGGGCATCGGTTTTGCCATTCTTTTAGAGTCTTCACCCGTTGCCAAAAAAGCGCGCTCCTCTGCTCAAAAAGTAACGTACGCCGTGCTAGGTAAAATAGCCGAATACGAAGCGGCGCGCTGTTGCCACAGGGAAGTCTGGACAGCGCTCAACATCGCTTCGTCGCTCTCCGAAACGTTTTTACATGTAAAGCTTTTGGCTGAGATGAAAACGAAATGCGATCAGAAGAAATTTAACCAGTATTGCTACGGAAAAGAGTGTCCGATCTTTTAAATCAATGGGTCTGGTACCGCTTCATAAAAAAATGATGCAACCACAATGAAAAGGCGATGACACCACTTCCCAAAGCAAGCAAGGTGTAATTGGTCGGGGTTCCCCAAATCAGAAGGTTCATCACCA from Sulfurospirillum multivorans DSM 12446 carries:
- a CDS encoding radical SAM protein, producing MKSSWQRIVFEEHPIYVHRHSADWFVPNASADALLQSAEKSLAYEQLKHRISEPNPLHYRPKPSSKTALHEFWIHLTNRCNLSCTHCLFSSSPTEKDTLSCETIALHVNEAYALGCRLFIISGGEPLVHPELLALVELILALSDTEVVILTNGMLLEKIFTCKDFPTSRLHFQISLDGLPKEHDAIRGHGSFEKLERNILWLQKAGYSFSLSVCLHPLNIQSLEAIVALTCELKAGHLHFLWYFSRGRGENEGLIAHDTLFNALINAYQKAQKLGLVIDNFEALKTQIFAPKGTVHDGSSSGRSSIALGYDGHFYPSAAMVGEGELLMEGKSIAEALESRVAKDIASQSITALSSPLRFLLGGGDLDHSFSHAKTFMGDDPYEPLLEKLALWLITEEAKRFEPLHVKPALCLEMGDILQSCGENEGVAHTHANCLLATGESESLRLVKAFYHDAALEDKESILNPACYEEQYLSHIPAHLRFRGYGCGSPILDAKLKMGESMLDLGSGRGIECFIASKLVGKSGRIVGVDMLDSMLKIARSGAQEVAQSLGYNNLAFAKGYLEALPEEEGSFDVITSNCVLNLSSHKRKLFAEIFRVLKKGGRLVVSDVICDEEASALIRNDAKLSGECIGGALTQAHLLGLLRESGFENIALIKRFFYREVQGHTFYSLTFEAYKPSEQKRIEVIYKGVGESLALENGITLFKGIKTRIDEALAKRLENELFLLDEKGNVTNQEGQSCCCATPPEAKSSLLLTPKPMAKVSFSVTPKQNHNCMVCSSELVYEATLQEATCYYCGSVSHQSVTCKEGHYVCDACHAKEALAVIEHICATSKERDMLKLFQQIREHPSIPKHGPEHHAMVPAIIVTAYKNSGGKVSESALKTAISRGSSIMGGACGFLGICGAASGVGIGFAILLESSPVAKKARSSAQKVTYAVLGKIAEYEAARCCHREVWTALNIASSLSETFLHVKLLAEMKTKCDQKKFNQYCYGKECPIF